One Psychrobacillus glaciei genomic region harbors:
- a CDS encoding nuclear transport factor 2 family protein, protein MKLIHLLILAATVLALAACNSNEDKAKTAGSASDNAPSNAQSVTDHGAKDKSQVGFQMAGGNIEEAMNVPKKAKIAIIEAFNEYMDAFNEENIDRYMKTISKKPEGFNYETEKSDVQAAFKEYDITRTAENTTIIQYDENNAQVFANLNTNLVQPSTGAKLERNGRQVTVFVKEDGKWLVTSVYFMMETSK, encoded by the coding sequence ATGAAACTTATACACCTATTAATACTTGCAGCAACTGTATTAGCACTTGCTGCTTGCAATAGCAATGAAGATAAAGCAAAAACTGCAGGATCCGCTAGCGATAATGCGCCTTCCAATGCCCAATCGGTGACAGATCATGGGGCAAAAGATAAATCTCAAGTAGGCTTCCAAATGGCTGGAGGCAATATTGAAGAAGCGATGAATGTCCCGAAAAAAGCAAAAATAGCTATTATTGAGGCTTTCAACGAATACATGGACGCATTTAATGAAGAAAATATTGACCGCTACATGAAGACAATCTCCAAAAAACCAGAAGGCTTCAACTATGAAACGGAAAAAAGCGATGTACAAGCTGCATTCAAGGAATATGACATTACACGTACCGCAGAAAATACGACGATCATTCAATACGATGAAAATAACGCACAAGTATTTGCCAACCTAAATACCAATCTCGTACAACCATCGACGGGTGCAAAACTCGAACGCAATGGACGTCAAGTCACTGTATTCGTCAAAGAAGACGGCAAATGGCTTGTCACAAGCGTCTACTTTATGATGGAAACATCCAAATAA
- a CDS encoding DEAD/DEAH box helicase, translating to MSSCSELLLWDKHHARGANAHIFDWSGQLTPLQQKASEELLTSVQQNKSHLLHAVCGAGKTELLFPSIFASLQEGKRVCVAAPRTDVILELFPRFQKVFPKTNIHALYGSAPDQDGFAELVLATTHQLYRFENTFDVVFVDEADAFPYYADETLRRAVTKATKKNAAIHYVTATPTKSLKTTNQSVLSRRYHGHDLPVPTYSALWGYTRKLKKGKIPTKLQQWIEDKTKNNIPFLVFLPTIEMLENFPENLPRVHAEHPDRKEIVMQLREKKIPGLLTTTILERGITIENVHVAVVGAEQKIFTSSALIQISGRVGRSFKYPDGDIVFFHHGITHEMDKAKAAIEGWNKE from the coding sequence GTGAGTAGTTGTTCAGAGTTACTTCTTTGGGACAAGCATCATGCTCGCGGCGCGAACGCACACATCTTCGACTGGAGCGGCCAACTAACACCGCTTCAACAAAAAGCAAGTGAAGAGCTTCTCACAAGTGTCCAACAAAATAAATCCCACCTCCTGCACGCAGTTTGTGGAGCGGGAAAAACAGAGCTACTCTTCCCATCTATTTTCGCATCATTACAAGAAGGAAAACGAGTTTGCGTCGCAGCTCCTAGAACAGATGTCATCCTAGAACTTTTCCCACGGTTCCAAAAAGTATTCCCGAAAACGAACATACACGCACTATACGGAAGTGCTCCAGACCAGGATGGATTTGCCGAACTGGTTCTAGCAACTACGCACCAGCTCTACCGTTTCGAAAACACATTCGATGTCGTATTTGTCGACGAAGCAGATGCCTTCCCGTATTACGCGGACGAAACATTGAGACGAGCTGTCACGAAAGCGACGAAAAAAAATGCTGCCATTCATTACGTAACTGCCACTCCTACCAAATCATTAAAAACAACTAACCAATCTGTACTTTCCCGTAGGTATCATGGACATGACCTACCAGTTCCAACATACAGCGCACTATGGGGGTACACACGTAAATTGAAAAAAGGAAAAATCCCAACTAAACTTCAACAATGGATTGAAGATAAAACAAAAAATAATATCCCATTTCTCGTTTTCTTACCAACAATTGAAATGCTTGAAAACTTCCCTGAAAATTTACCGAGAGTTCATGCAGAACATCCGGATCGAAAAGAGATCGTTATGCAACTTCGTGAAAAGAAAATACCAGGTCTACTTACGACAACCATTTTAGAACGAGGCATTACGATTGAGAATGTCCACGTAGCGGTAGTAGGAGCAGAACAGAAAATATTCACTTCGAGCGCACTCATTCAAATTAGTGGCCGAGTTGGACGCTCATTCAAATACCCGGACGGTGATATCGTCTTCTTCCATCACGGCATTACCCATGAAATGGATAAAGCAAAAGCCGCAATCGAAGGGTGGAACAAAGAATGA
- a CDS encoding response regulator codes for MTKIIIIDDHQLFREGVKRILDFEDSFEVIAEGNDGNDVLRLYEQYLPEVVLMDINMPTKNGVDATAELIEKYPDAKVIMLSIHDDESYVTHALKTGALGYMLKEMDANAIVAAIKVVAKGGSYLHPKVTRNLVSEFRRLSERENKGNFHQTEIRRPFHLLTKRECEVLQLLTDGQSNRTIGETLFISEKTVKNHVSSILQKMNVNDRTQAVVTGIKNGWVEVR; via the coding sequence ATGACCAAAATAATCATTATAGATGACCACCAACTTTTTAGAGAAGGGGTTAAACGAATTTTAGACTTTGAAGATTCATTTGAAGTAATCGCAGAAGGAAACGACGGCAATGATGTCCTTCGTTTATACGAACAATACCTTCCAGAAGTTGTGCTAATGGATATCAATATGCCTACCAAAAATGGTGTGGATGCAACAGCTGAACTAATCGAAAAATACCCAGATGCTAAAGTAATCATGCTTTCCATCCATGACGATGAATCTTACGTAACGCACGCATTAAAAACTGGCGCACTAGGATACATGCTAAAAGAAATGGATGCAAACGCAATCGTCGCAGCTATTAAAGTAGTAGCAAAAGGTGGATCCTACTTACATCCGAAAGTAACACGCAACCTAGTTTCAGAATTCCGTCGCCTAAGCGAACGTGAAAATAAAGGAAACTTCCACCAAACTGAAATTCGACGCCCATTCCATTTATTAACAAAGCGCGAATGCGAAGTACTCCAACTTTTAACCGATGGACAAAGTAACCGCACAATCGGCGAAACCCTATTCATCTCTGAAAAAACAGTTAAAAACCACGTATCCAGCATTCTTCAAAAAATGAACGTAAACGACCGCACCCAAGCAGTCGTAACCGGCATCAAAAATGGCTGGGTCGAAGTACGATAA
- a CDS encoding nuclease-related domain-containing protein, producing the protein MRKEHHALLKRISDVQTVDFIQDEIRKMEAGDRGENRLVRKLDELRLAGLVNIFPNVSLSIGEWKVQIDCLVVTDRCFIVLESKNYSGDLFVDLETEEFYKVTEDEKENSLPNPYFQLMKHIRFIKDYFRTGFPSMQVTGAVIMTAKSCRIRQKPKHYPFLKLESMNEKVIQMYNHSNSLPLSTEQLQTIELVIQTEQTPFTYPPLCEHYHIPPKVLMPGVECPFCGVLGMKRLERTWNCPSCKKNARNAHRQTVQEYFWLISKEISNKEFRHFCKIDSIYSASRMLKSLNLNVHKGGAWRYYSPKRN; encoded by the coding sequence TTGAGGAAAGAACATCATGCATTATTGAAGAGAATATCTGATGTGCAAACCGTTGACTTTATACAAGATGAAATTAGAAAAATGGAAGCTGGTGATCGCGGAGAGAATAGGCTAGTTCGAAAGCTTGATGAGTTGCGATTAGCGGGACTAGTGAATATTTTCCCGAATGTGAGCCTGTCTATTGGAGAGTGGAAAGTACAAATAGATTGTCTTGTTGTGACGGATCGTTGTTTTATCGTTTTGGAGTCGAAAAATTATAGCGGCGATTTGTTTGTCGATTTGGAAACGGAGGAGTTTTATAAAGTCACGGAGGATGAAAAAGAGAATTCGTTGCCTAATCCTTATTTTCAACTTATGAAGCATATTCGTTTTATAAAGGATTATTTTAGAACAGGTTTCCCGAGCATGCAAGTGACTGGTGCTGTTATTATGACAGCCAAGTCGTGTAGAATTCGGCAAAAGCCTAAGCACTACCCTTTTTTAAAATTAGAAAGTATGAATGAAAAAGTGATTCAGATGTACAACCATTCCAATTCCCTTCCGCTATCTACTGAGCAGTTGCAGACGATTGAGCTTGTGATTCAAACGGAGCAAACCCCGTTCACTTATCCCCCATTATGTGAACACTATCATATCCCACCTAAAGTTTTGATGCCCGGAGTTGAATGCCCGTTTTGTGGGGTGTTGGGCATGAAGCGTCTAGAGCGAACATGGAATTGCCCATCATGTAAGAAAAATGCACGAAATGCACATCGTCAAACAGTACAAGAATACTTTTGGCTAATTAGTAAAGAGATTTCAAACAAAGAGTTTCGCCATTTTTGTAAAATCGATTCCATTTACTCAGCATCTCGCATGCTTAAAAGTTTGAATTTAAATGTGCACAAAGGCGGTGCCTGGCGATACTATTCTCCTAAAAGGAATTGA
- a CDS encoding ComF family protein, giving the protein MNCLICGSIFQSPPTWRKLFIYEIEPTACNRCLSKFEKTSPEIDFSDFQGTYYEGAVDSVTTFYTYKEAMKSYLHQYKFLQDVALAQVFADELRHVFQAKEGIVVPIPMHPEKLLRRTFAQVDELLSCAGIPFKQLLAKTETNEQGKKTKKERLEAKSLFKVIDKIEAQNYLLFDDIYTTGTTIHHAAKVLKEAGAKRVDAITLIKG; this is encoded by the coding sequence ATGAACTGCTTAATATGCGGAAGTATCTTTCAATCACCTCCTACTTGGAGAAAGTTATTTATATATGAAATAGAGCCGACAGCCTGTAATCGATGTCTAAGTAAATTCGAGAAAACTTCCCCTGAAATTGATTTCTCGGATTTTCAAGGAACCTATTACGAGGGGGCGGTCGATTCAGTCACAACTTTTTACACCTACAAAGAAGCGATGAAAAGTTATTTACATCAATATAAATTCTTGCAAGATGTAGCACTCGCACAAGTATTTGCAGATGAACTTCGCCATGTATTCCAAGCTAAAGAAGGAATAGTCGTCCCAATTCCAATGCATCCAGAAAAGCTACTGCGCAGAACTTTCGCTCAAGTAGATGAACTGTTAAGTTGCGCGGGAATCCCTTTCAAACAATTACTCGCTAAAACAGAGACAAATGAGCAAGGGAAAAAGACAAAAAAAGAACGGTTAGAAGCAAAATCACTATTTAAAGTAATAGATAAAATAGAAGCACAAAACTATCTTTTATTCGATGATATCTACACAACTGGTACTACTATTCATCATGCTGCAAAAGTATTAAAGGAAGCAGGTGCTAAAAGAGTCGATGCGATTACTTTAATAAAAGGATAG
- a CDS encoding TIGR03826 family flagellar region protein → MGELKNCPSCGEFFNYTGLREVCNNCAMNEEKLYEVVYRFLRKRENRAATVERIVEVTGVEESLLHKWVRKGRLQPAMFPNLGYPCDNCGKLTIQGKLCKGCTEEFKSGLRQLDAALEFREKVNTHENTYHKQK, encoded by the coding sequence ATGGGAGAACTGAAAAATTGCCCTTCCTGCGGCGAATTTTTTAACTATACAGGACTAAGAGAAGTATGTAATAACTGTGCAATGAATGAAGAAAAACTATATGAAGTTGTGTACCGTTTCCTTCGTAAACGTGAAAATCGTGCTGCTACTGTCGAACGAATCGTTGAAGTAACAGGCGTGGAAGAATCCCTTCTACACAAGTGGGTTCGAAAAGGCCGACTACAACCAGCCATGTTCCCAAACCTCGGCTACCCATGCGACAATTGTGGAAAATTAACCATTCAAGGAAAACTATGCAAAGGGTGTACAGAAGAGTTTAAATCCGGCCTCCGTCAATTAGACGCCGCTTTAGAATTCCGAGAAAAAGTGAACACCCACGAAAATACCTATCATAAACAAAAATAA
- the flgM gene encoding flagellar biosynthesis anti-sigma factor FlgM: MKISNIPLNQVNPYKRNQQQTEKAQNTPKPTTDQLEISSAAKNMQIKSPIEVEQAERVAAIKADIDAGTYKVDAKQLASNILNYYRI, translated from the coding sequence ATGAAAATTTCAAATATACCTTTAAACCAAGTAAATCCATACAAACGCAACCAGCAACAAACGGAAAAAGCACAAAACACACCAAAACCAACAACCGATCAACTAGAAATTTCATCTGCAGCAAAAAACATGCAAATAAAATCTCCAATTGAAGTAGAACAAGCAGAACGAGTTGCTGCTATAAAAGCAGATATCGATGCAGGAACATACAAAGTAGATGCGAAACAACTAGCATCGAACATCCTCAATTATTACCGTATTTAG
- a CDS encoding flagellar protein FlgN, producing MSIEKILQALTKLEKLHKSLLEIAYKKTEAIKTGDMDSLNQLLKDEQAHVAGISQLEHQRQLEVTDYLRAKGIAPTDNPTVALVLENTNTDEEKALLGAARNKLLLTLETLRHQNDLNQKLTLQSLQFVNLTLEMLRPKPDQINYSKTEVKGPSQDKTYFDSQA from the coding sequence ATGTCCATCGAAAAAATTTTGCAAGCTCTAACGAAACTTGAAAAGCTGCACAAAAGTTTACTAGAAATTGCATACAAAAAAACAGAAGCCATCAAAACCGGGGACATGGACAGTCTAAACCAACTGCTCAAGGACGAGCAGGCACATGTAGCAGGCATTTCTCAACTGGAACATCAGCGTCAATTAGAGGTAACGGATTACCTTCGAGCAAAAGGAATTGCTCCTACTGACAACCCAACTGTTGCACTAGTTTTAGAAAATACCAACACAGACGAAGAAAAGGCTCTGCTTGGGGCAGCACGTAACAAGCTCCTACTTACTCTAGAAACACTAAGACACCAAAACGATCTAAACCAAAAACTAACTCTCCAATCATTACAATTCGTCAACTTAACACTAGAAATGTTACGACCGAAGCCAGATCAAATAAACTACTCAAAAACCGAAGTAAAAGGTCCCTCACAAGACAAAACCTACTTCGACTCACAAGCATAA